The sequence aaaaaagaaatcgaaAAACCTAATTTAACTAAACAAATTCAACAACTTCACTTCATTCGCTCGCCGATCTCCACAAGTCGTCGTCACAGATTCTTCCGAATTCATCGACGGGCTCCCAAGCCGCCGCGGCTTCTCCGGCAAAACGCCGCCTCGGAAACCCGGCGTCAAGCTGAGATCGAGATCGGCCACCTGCGCGACCTTCGGCGCCGCTGCTTCCTCGGGTAAACGGCGCCGTTTCACCGGGCTGTGGAGGCGGAACGCATCGGTGCAGTCCGAGGCGTCGTCGGGCGCCGACGCGCCGCCGAGGAGCTCCGGGAGTGGCTTCAACGCGCCGCCTCGGAGCACCGTCTCCACCGCCGCCTGGCAGACGTGCCAATTGCCCGTCCCCAGCAGCCCCACCGCCCCGTTCACCGGATTCA comes from Salvia splendens isolate huo1 unplaced genomic scaffold, SspV2 ctg883, whole genome shotgun sequence and encodes:
- the LOC121791720 gene encoding LOB domain-containing protein 38-like — its product is MSCNGCRVLRKGCSDTCILRPCLHWIDSTEAQGHATVFVAKFFGPPGLMSFISAVPHSQRPALFQSLLFEAAGRTVNPVNGAVGLLGTGNWHVCQAAVETVLRGGALKPLPELLGGASAPDDASDCTDAFRLHSPVKRRRLPEEAAAPKVAQVADLDLSLTPGFRGGVLPEKPRRLGSPSMNSEESVTTTCGDRRANEVKLLNLFS